A single region of the Pyricularia oryzae 70-15 chromosome 4, whole genome shotgun sequence genome encodes:
- a CDS encoding SDA1 domain-containing protein, which translates to MVKRKVAALEKIDADFASLQYKIRRDPKSYQDEFERQYEQYVSQREIFFSSPSTASADQVQSFHDLIDLIAHIADCYPESLREFPDDLKNILMQHHAVLDSDLRDKIAGSLVLLRRKEIIDSTSLLTTLFPILVSTPSKSLRTLLFQKILSDLRNSNSKSTNHRLNRTIQTVLYNLVTSDRTSSKAIWAVKLTRELWKRQIWTDAKPVDVMKEACLSDNEKVIVGGVRFFLGGDKEREELEDESSDDDATPDLKRVRHQIGINKKTKKKEKTLKNAVAKVKKAEKKKQAPHPLNFSALHLLHDPQGFAESLFQKHLQNTRNKMSLENKLLVLQLVTRLVGLHKLTMVQLYSWFTKYLTPKQPSVTSFLASLAQGTHNLVPPDALEPLVIKIANEFVSEASAAEVAAAGLNSIREICVRQHLAMNETLLQDLVQYRRSKDKGVVMAANGLLSLYREVGADMLRKKDRGKDATMGLRSGEIQQRRFGEAEVGGIEGLELLAKWKEEEKKRKRAEKGLPENAEDEEDGAQSDEGEDDDGWEVASSVSTDSGGWINVSEDEDEAPQLKKVKRDAQADDSEEEDAEDEVDAAAEAERLAKLATTTILTPADLAKLQELRLQAQVEKAMGVGNKAAARRLRELEERHADEALTADQIELPGKLRKSTKEERIALAKEGKPDREEHKSTKAIRKSQKEARGGSTTNKDKARKKNFLMTLGKAKHKQKRSLVQTKKVLQAHIERSKGGGRRRNGT; encoded by the exons ATGGTAAAACGAAAGGTTGCAGCGCTCGAGAAAATCGACGCCGACTT TGCAAGCCTGCAGTACAAAATCCGCAGGGATCCAAA GTCTTACCAAGATGAGTTTGAGAGGCAGTATGAGCAATATGTCTCACAGCGCGAGATCTTCTTCTCATCCCCATCGACAGCATCGGCAGACCAGGTCCAGTCTTTCCACGACCTGATCGACCTGATCGCTCATATCGCCGATTGCTACCCCGAGTCCCTCCGCGAGTTCCCTGATGACCTCAAGAATATTCTGATGCAACACCACGCCGTCCTAGACAGTGATCTGAGAGACAAGATTGCCGGGAGCTTGGTGTTACTGAGGCGGAAGGAGATCATCGACTCCACAAGTCTTCTGACTACACTCTTCCCCATTCTCGTTTCGACCCCGAGCAAGAGCCTGCGCACTCTTCTCTTCCAAAAGATCCTGAGTGATTTGAGGAACTCTAACTCAAAGAGTACGAATCACCGTCTCAACCGTACCATCCAGACCGTCCTTTACAATCTTGTCACATCCGACAGGACCTCATCCAAGGCAATCTGGGCGGTCAAGCTTACTAGAGAGCTATGGAAACGGCAAATATGGACCGATGCAAAACCGGTTGACGTGATGAAGGAGGCGTGTCTTTCTGACAATGAAAAGGTTATCGTGGGTGGTGTGCGCTTTTTCCTGGGCGGAGATAAGGAGCGTGAAGAGCTTGAGGACGAAAGCAGCGACGACGATGCTACTCCAGACCTCAAAAGGGTTAGGCATCAAATTGGTATCAACAAGAAAaccaagaaaaaggaaaagacacTCAAAAACGCGGTGGCCAAGGTCAAGAAAgctgagaagaagaagcaggcACCTCATCCCCTGAACTTCTCTGCGCTTCATCTGCTCCACGATCCCCAAGGGTTTGCCGAGTCGCTTTTCCAAAAGCACCTTCAGAACACGAGAAACAAGATGTCGCTTGAGAACAAGCTTCTTGTCCTTCAGCTAGTGACACGCTTGGTGGGTCTACACAAGCTCACAATGGTGCAGCTTTACTCATGGTTCACCAAGTACCTCACTCCGAAACAACCATCCGTCACCTCTTTCCTTGCGTCTCTGGCACAAGGCACGCATAATCTCGTTCCGCCCGACGCGCTTGAACCTCTCGTGATCAAGATTGCGAATGAGTTTGTCAGCGAGGCGTCCGCAGCAGAGGTCGCCGCTGCAGGACTCAATTCTATCCGCGAGATCTGTGTTCGACAGCACTTGGCCATGAACGAGACTTTGCTTCAGGATCTGGTTCAGTACCGCCGGAGTAAGGACAAGGGTGTGGTTATGGCTGCCAATGGTCTCCTTTCGCTTTACCGCGAGGTTGGTGCCGACATGCTGCGGAAAAAGGATAGAGGCAAGGACGCAACCATGGGTCTTCGCAGCGGAGAAATCCAGCAAAGACGATTTGGCGAGGCCGAGGTCGGTGGCATTGAGGGTCTTGAACTCCTCGCAAAGTGGAAAGAAGAGGAGAAGAAACGCAAGAGGGCAGAGAAGGGTCTTCCTGAGAATGCTGAGGATGAAGAGGATGGGGCACAGAGTGATGAGGGTGAGGATGACGATGGATGGGAGGTCGCTTCCTCTGTGAGCACTGACTCGGGCGGCTGGATCAATGTTAGtgaggatgaggacgaaGCGCCGCAGCTCAAGAAGGTCAAGCGAGATGCACAAGCCGATGATTCGGAGGAAGAGGATGCAGAGGACGAGGTCGATGCGGCTGCAGAAGCGGAGAGGCTTGCAAAGCTTGCAACTACCACCATTCTCACTCCCGCGGACCTGGCCAAACTCCAGGAGCTTCGCCTACAGGCACAGGTCGAAAAGGCGATGGGTGTGGGTAACAAGGCGGCTGCCAGGCGCCTTCGCGAGCTTGAGGAGAGACATGCTGATGAGGCGCTCACGGCCGATCAGATCGAGCTCCCGGGCAAGCTCCGCAAGAGTACCAAGGAGGAGCGTATCGCGCTGGCGAAGGAGGGCAAACCCGACCGGGAGGAGCACAAATCCACCAAGGCCATCCGCAAGTCCCAAAAGGAGGCCCGTGGAGGCTCTACTACAAACAAGGACAAGGCGCGCAAGAAGAACTTCTTGATGACGCTGGGCAAGGCCAAGCACAAGCAGAAGCGCAGTCTTGTGCAGACCAAGAAGGTTCTCCAAGCGCACATTGAGAGGAGCAAGGGTGGTGGGAGGCGGAGAAACGGCACTTAA
- a CDS encoding N-(5-amino-5-carboxypentanoyl)-L-cysteinyl-D-valine synthase: protein MTVLDMNKDLAALFCKQAAATPDAVALEDETTTLTYAELERQTGLLANRLRQQGVGRDSLVGVLLGRSADYVIACLAALRAGGAFLVLELAYPPQLLCDVIDDANPTVVVTHRAHAGLIKPEIPLVVLDEPNATPEDSAQPTGDANQELPADDDLDRLAFVCYTSGTTGRPKGIANPHRAPVRSYSLRFELSDLKPGDRVACNVFFIWEILRPLLRGATVVAVPDNVSYDPVALVDLLASRKITETLMTPTLLATVLSRHSKLGDRLPDLRTLWLNGEVVMADLARRTLSALPNTRLLNCYSASETHEIACGDIREMLTEDASVCPVGPPLDPKHTYILDENFQKVEPGSSGELFLGGHLLARGYLNLPETTAKSFLPDAFDLAPGARMYRTGDLARILPSGLLEITGRVGGMIKVRGYSVQPGAVESVVMKHLAVRHCAVVSHGEGLKRQLVSYFVRDKENPGDRVDPIVQESGYSPVARKTLSAHLAHYMIPALWIELTELPTHEVSGKIDLKRLPGPSGSKTNGNGRQQERNKEVKVETIIQNWAASLDLPPSVITPEHDFFDLGGHSLALADLARRLSDAFGFPVPVARLAGRPTLDGHVEVVRAARDGHTAAIQADLPAVLKADSILPDDIKPTKTAMCPLNEAKTILLTGVTGYLGAFLLKSLIENTSARILCLVRFARPSHGTESRGMARIRQNLLDLGIWDPSIMDRVEVVPGNLGRKGLGLSDEDFNELASDLDVIIHAGATVNLVYPYAAMRTANVGGTKEILRLASRSGATVHHVSTNGVLPPSSEGWSEDTILDVEEVAEKLLDGYGHTKWVAEQLVLEAGRRGLPVKIYRPGTISGHSVLGSTNTYDLLTALFVESIHLGHAPDIPNWLAEMTPVDFVSQAIITLSNHVDTDQKIYHIGDPKPVTATELLDDLAGLGYPTDLMGWDEWVANWNERRGNPGTSGDDSFTAGILRRGMPEVEFLRAVTVLNDAKTQSVLDLYDVKRPKIDSKLFETYTRDWYARGWLSHPPRRDGVALRVRAKGPLSGKVAVVTGASSGIGAAVATALSKEGVHVALAARRTEALDALKAKIATNGTKVIVHKTDVTDKAQVESLIKTASEELGPVDILVSCAGVMYFTMMANVQTDEWERTVDVNCKGLLHCLSSTVPSMLSRGKGHIVAISSDAGRKVFPGLGVYSASKFFVEATLQSLRVETAGTGLRVTSVQPGNTATELLGMSTDQEAIKKYGEPTGAKVLDAEDVANSIVYALRQPEHVAVNEVLIEPRDEPI, encoded by the coding sequence ATGACGGTCCTTGATATGAACAAGGACCTGGCGGCGCTGTTCTGCAAACAGGCAGCCGCGACGCCTGACGCTGTAGCTCTGGAAGACGAGACCACGACATTGACGTATGCGGAGCTGGAGAGGCAAACCGGCCTTCTTGCCAACCGCTTGCGACAACAGGGTGTTGGCAGAGACAGCCTCGTCGGCGTGCTGCTGGGACGCAGCGCCGACTACGTCATTGCCTGTCTCGCCGCCCTCCGCGCGGGCGGTGCATTCCTGGTCCTCGAACTCGCATATCCTCCTCAGCTTCTCTGTGATGTTATTGACGACGCCAACCCAACCGTTGTGGTAACTCACAGAGCCCACGCCGGTTTGATCAAGCCTGAAATTCCCCTTGTGGTTCTTGACGAGCCCAACGCTACCCCTGAGGACTCTGCACAACCTACTGGCGATGCCAACCAAGAATTGCCTGCCGACGATGACCTCGACCGCCTTGCATTCGTGTGCTACACATCAGGCACGACAGGGCGTCCTAAGGGAATCGCCAACCCGCACAGGGCCCCTGTTCGCTCTTACAGCTTAAGATTCGAGCTGAGTGATCTCAAGCCGGGCGACCGCGTGGCGTGCAATGTCTTCTTCATCTGGGAGATACTGCGTCCTCTGCTGCGAGGAGCTACCGTTGTGGCCGTGCCCGACAACGTGAGCTACGACCCAGTTGCTCTTGTCGATTTGTTAGCATCTCGGAAAATTACCGAGACACTGATGACGCCGACTCTCCTGGCCACAGTCCTCTCTCGGCACTCGAAGCTTGGAGACCGCCTTCCCGACCTGCGCACACTCTGGTTGAATGGCGAGGTTGTCATGGCGGATCTGGCGCGCCGCACCCTCAGTGCACTTCCCAACACCCGGTTGCTGAACTGCTACAGCGCCAGCGAAACGCACGAAATCGCCTGTGGCGACATTAGGGAGATGCTCACCGAGGACGCCTCCGTCTGTCCCGTTGGGCCTCCTCTGGATCCCAAGCATACCTACATCCTCGACGAAAATTTCCAGAAAGTCGAGCCTGGCTCTAGTGGCGAGCTTTTCCTCGGTGGCCATCTCCTTGCCCGGGGTTATCTCAACCTGCCCGAAACCACAGCCAAATCATTCCTACCCGATGCCTTCGACCTGGCCCCAGGTGCTCGGATGTACCGAACTGGCGATCTGGCCAGAATCCTCCCCTCGGGCTTGTTGGAGATCACAGGTCGAGTCGGAGGCATGATAAAAGTACGCGGCTACAGCGTTCAGCCTGGAGCAGTGGAGAGCGTTGTGATGAAGCATCTGGCCGTCAGGCACTGCGCAGTGGTCTCCCATGGGGAGGGCCTCAAGCGCCAGCTGGTTTCCTATTTTGTCAGAGACAAGGAAAATCCCGGTGACCGTGTCGACCCTATCGTGCAAGAGTCAGGTTACAGCCCTGTGGCCCGGAAGACGTTGTCGGCCCATCTCGCCCACTACATGATTCCTGCGCTGTGGATCGAACTGACTGAGCTGCCCACGCATGAGGTTTCAGGGAAGATTGACCTCAAAAGACTACCTGGACCATCAGGGAGCAAGACAAATGGCAACGGGCGTCAGCAGGAGCGCAATAAGGAAGTCAAGGTGGAAACCATCATCCAGAACTGGGCTGCCTCATTGGATCTCCCTCCCAGTGTTATTACACCGGAGCATGACTTCTTTGATCTTGGAGGTCACTCCTTGGCTCTGGCTGACCTGGCGCGTCGTCTCTCCGATGCCTTTGGGTTTCCGGTGCCGGTGGCTCGCCTCGCCGGACGACCGACCCTTGACGGCCATGTGGAAGTCGTCCGCGCTGCACGCGATGGCCACACTGCGGCCATCCAGGCCGACCTACCTGCGGTCCTCAAGGCTGATTCCATCCTTCCCGATGACATCAAGCCTACTAAAACCGCCATGTGCCCGCTGAATGAGGCTAAGACTATCCTGCTCACCGGTGTGACTGGCTATCTTGGCGCGTTCCTCCTGAAGTCTTTGATAGAGAACACATCTGCTCGCATTCTTTGCCTTGTCCGTTTTGCTCGACCTTCCCACGGCACGGAATCCCGCGGTATGGCGAGAATTCGCCAAAACCTCCTTGACCTGGGCATATGGGATCCGTCCATCATGGATAGAGTTGAGGTGGTGCCCGGAAACCTGGGTCGAAAGGGCCTCGGGCTCTCTGACGAGGACTTTAATGAGTTGGCTTCCGACCTCGACGTGATTATTCACGCTGGCGCCACTGTCAACTTGGTGTACCCCTACGCAGCCATGCGCACTGCCAACGTCGGTGGCACCAAGGAGATCCTGCGACTCGCGAGCCGAAGCGGTGCGACTGTTCACCATGTCTCGACTAACGGTGTGCTTCCACCGTCCTCGGAAGGCTGGTCAGAGGATACGATCTTGGACGTGGAAGAAGTCGCAGAGAAGCTCCTGGACGGTTACGGCCATACCAAGTGGGTTGCTGAACAACTCGTACTTGAGGCTGGCCGACGAGGCTTGCCTGTGAAGATCTACCGCCCCGGTACAATCAGTGGTCATAGTGTTCTGGGATCGACCAACACGTATGATCTTCTGACGGCACTGTTCGTTGAATCGATCCACCTCGGTCACGCGCCTGATATCCCGAATTGGCTTGCAGAGATGACGCCGGTGGACTTTGTGAGCCAAGCCATCATCACTCTGTCCAACCATGTTGATACTGATCAGAAAATCTACCATATCGGAGACCCCAAGCCGGTGACGGCCACGGAGCTTCTTGACGATCTGGCTGGTCTCGGATATCCAACCGACCTGATGGGCTGGGATGAATGGGTCGCAAACTGGAACGAGAGGAGAGGGAACCCCGGTACTAGTGGCGACGATTCCTTCACTGCTGGCATTCTTCGCCGTGGTATGCCCGAGGTCGAGTTCCTTCGAGCCGTCACAGTCCTAAACGATGCAAAGACGCAGTCAGTGCTAGATCTTTACGACGTTAAGCGCCCGAAGATCGACAGCAAATTGTTCGAGACGTACACTCGCGATTGGTACGCCCGCGGTTGGCTTTCCCATCCGCCTCGTCGTGATGGTGTGGCGCTCCGCGTCCGGGCCAAGGGACCTCTATCTGGCAAGGTGGCCGTCGTCACTGGAGCGTCGTCAGGAATCGGTGCTGCTGTGGCTACTGCTCTGAGCAAGGAAGGTGTCCATGTGGCTCTTGCAGCTCGACGAACAGAAGCCCTCGATGCCCTGAAGGCAAAGATCGCCACGAACGGAACCAAGGTGATCGTCCACAAGACGGATGTCACCGACAAAGCTCAGGTTGAGTCGCTCATCAAGACGGCCAGCGAGGAGCTGGGACCTGTTGATATCCTTGTCAGCTGTGCAGGCGTCATGTACTTCACCATGATGGCCAATGTGCAGACGGACGAGTGGGAGCGCACGGTCGACGTCAATTGCAAGGGATTGCTTCACTGTCTTTCGTCTACAGTTCCGTCAATGCTTTCTCGTGGCAAGGGGCACATCGTCGCCATTTCGTCTGACGCCGGCAGAAAGGTGTTCCCTGGACTTGGCGTCTATTCGGCCAGCAAGTTCTTCGTTGAGGCTACGCTGCAGAGTCTTCGTGTCGAGACGGCCGGCACTGGGCTCCGGGTAACATCTGTCCAGCCAGGTAATACCGCAACGGAACTTCTCGGCATGTCAACGGATCAGGAGGCCATCAAGAAGTATGGTGAGCCAACGGGGGCCAAGGTtctcgacgccgaggacgTGGCCAACTCGATCGTGTATGCGCTGCGCCAGCCCGAGCATGTGGCTGTCAACGAGGTCTTGATTGAGCCCCGCGACGAACCCATCTAG